ttttttaacgctttaatgtttttactttatttaatacttttaaaaattattttttatataatagaaATGTTTAACgtttaattataaaataaaaaataaaaaataaaacattacatttttaatattatggaggaacaaaatttttataataaatctACCTATTCCAAAAGAAAAGTtagtatatttttatgacataaaaaaattagaatatatttaatataatatttatatactttATTTTAATCTATATGCctaatatttatatgtatataatatgtgaTTAATACAACGTACACATTCTTAAATAGATTcaatatgtataataataatatcgTTTTAATAAACCTACTCACAAGcacttatatatatatatatatatatatatatatatatttatttatttatatatatttatattctttttttttttttttttttttttttattattccttattagaaaataagtgaaattgaaaaaaagTGTGAAGAGAgtttaaatgaaatattaagATCTGCCAGTGAAGCCAAAGAAATTTCAAAAAAAGCTGAAGAAGAATTACAATATCAGACAGgtaatttcattttttttttctttttttttggggGGGGtgattcatttttaaatatgaatgaaacaatatataaatggaACAATAAATTGAGGATATATATgtacttatatataaaggGCATGTttatatcaaaaaataaaaaaatatattaaaagataaaataaaagatacCCTTATGGACAgaataataacatatatatatatatatatatatttatatttatattaaatttataaattattttttagaacaaataaaacacataaataatgaGACGGATAGCATCCaagaaaatttaaaacAAACAGAATATCATTTACAAGGTATAAAATATTGGTggaaaaatattcattCCTTTTTAGGCTTAAATagttttaataataatgaagatattaaaacaaaaaaagcTGTCGTAAATAATGCTAAATATAATGCAaagaataattttaatgatAATTACACAAAAAATAACGAGAATTATAAGACTTCCCTAAATACAAAAACA
The genomic region above belongs to Plasmodium reichenowi strain SY57 chromosome 13, whole genome shotgun sequence and contains:
- a CDS encoding SNARE protein, putative, which translates into the protein MEEQNFYNKSTYSKRKKISEIEKKCEESLNEILRSASEAKEISKKAEEELQYQTEQIKHINNETDSIQENLKQTEYHLQGIKYWWKNIHSFLGLNSFNNNEDIKTKKAVVNNAKYNAKNNFNDNYTKNNENYKTSLNTKTPSQRKGTFDEKYENDLNTLSSMLDELHTRALVMGNTINEQNKMLNNVNEKMGHNIDKIRDQQKMMKEIMKK